TCCTTTAGTTTCGTGGTCTCTTAGGAAGTGATGTCTTATGTcaatgtgcttggttcttgagtgTTGGACGGGGTTGTTGGCTAGTTTTATggcactctcattgtcacacAAGAGAGGTATCTTTTTGTACTCACAACCAAATTCACTCAAGGTTTGCCTCATCCAAAGtagttgagcacaacaagcaccTGCTGCAACATACTCGGCCTCGGCGGTGGATAGCGCAATGAAATTTTGTTTCTTAGAGCTCCAAGACACCAAGGATCGACCAAGAAATTGGCAAGTCCCCGTTGTACTCTTTTGATCAACTTTtcaaccggcataatccgaatcaaAATAGCCAAGTAAATCAAAAGTggagcccttgggataccacaagCCAAGATTTGGAGTTAAAACTAAATATCTCAAGATTCTTTTAACAGCTACCAAATGGCATTCCTTAGGATTGGcatgaaatcttgcacacatgcacacactaagcataatatccgGCCAAGATGCACAAAGATAAAGCAAAGAACCAATCATGGAaagatataccttttgatccacggattttccatcttcatttagatcaagatgtccattCACGGGCATGGGAGTCTTGATGGGTTTAGCATCGgccatgtcaaacttcttgagcatatcatgTGTATATTTGGTTTGACATATGAAAGTCTCTTCCTTCATTTGCTTaatttgaaaaccaaggaagaacttTAATTCAcccatcatggacatctcgaatctcTTGGTCATGATCCTACTAAATTCTTCACAAAACTTTTCATTAGTAgaaccaaagataatgtcatcaacataaatttgacacacAAAGAGATCTTTATCTACTTTTTGAGTAAAGAGAGTAGAATTGGCTTTGCCCATTATAAAGTTGTTCTTGAGAAGAAATTCCctaaggcattcataccatgctctaggagcttgcttaaagcccatagagcgccttatggagcTTGAACACGTAGTTGAGATGCTTGGGGTCTTCAAAACCCGGGGTTTGCTCTACATAGACTAGCTCGAAGAGTGGtccattcaagaaggcactcctgacatccatttgatataacttgaaaTCATGATGAGCGGCATAGGCTAGCAATATCCGAATTGATTCAAGCCTAGCCACCGGAGCataggtttcaccaaaatccaagcCTTCAATTTGAGTGAAACCTTGAGCAACCAATCTAGCCGTGTTTCTTGTGACGATGCcgtgttcatcttgcttgttccggaAAACCCACTTGGATCCAATGACATTTTACTTCGGTCTTCGCACTAAGTCCCAAACTTCATTTCTTGTGGAgttgttcaactcttcttgcatAGCTATTACCCAATCCGGATCACCAAGTGTATCATctaccttaagaggttccaaagaggaaacaaacgagtaatgttcacaaaaactTGCTAAACGAGATCGATTAGTTACCCCTCTTTAGATACTCCCAAGGATATTGTCAACGGGATGATCCCGTTGAACACTTTGGTTTACTCATGGATGAGACACTTGGCGTTGTGGTTGAATAGGTTCGCCATCATCATCTCTTTCAACTTGAGGTGCTTCTACTTGAGTTTCTTCACCTTGTGCTCCCCCTTGATCCATGCCATGATCATGATCGTCACCATGATCGTGACTTTGATATTTAGGGACTTAAGAACTTGATGGCTCAACTCTAGTGGATGATGATGGGTCGTCATTTCTTGCTCCAACCGTAGCATTTCTCCTTTCTTCTCGTGGCTTTACTTCACCAAAGCCCATTCTCATGATTGCTAGATTTGGAGGTTCTTCATCATCTACAAGGTTCATATCAACTTGCTCTACTTTAGAGCCGTTGGAttcatcaaacttcacatcCACCGTGGTCTCAACAACACCGgtggttttgttgaaaacacgatagGCGTGTTCATTAGTACCATAACCAAGtagaaaaccttcatcaacCTTTGGTGCAAACTTTGAGCTTTTCGCTTTCTTGTTGAGAATGTAACATTTGCAACCAAAAACTCGAAAGTAGTGCACCTTGGGCTTGTTACCGGTGATTATCTCATAGGGTGTCTTGCCCAAATACTTGTGGATGTAGAGACGATTGATGGCATGGCATGTTgtattgattgcttcggcccaaaagatATCCGGggtcttgtactcatcaagcatggTTCTTGCGGCTTCAATCAACGTCCTATTCTTCCTTTCcacaattccattttgttgaggtgtatatggagcggagaattcatgcttgattccctcTTCATCAAGATATTCCTCAACATTGGAGTTTTGGAATTCCGAGCCATTGTCACTTCTAacattcttgatcttcaattcaaattcattttgagctcttctaATGAATTTCTTGACAATTCCTTGTACTTCACTTTTGTCATGCAcaaagaatacccaagtgaaacgagaaaAATCATTAATAATaacaagaccatatttgttaccgcCAATGCTAATGTAGGTGATTGGCCcgaagagatccatgtgtagaagcTTCAAAGGTCTTGATGATGTCATGATGTTCTTGAGAGGATGTGGAGCACCAACTTGTTTCCCGGCTTCACATGCACTACACAACCTATTTTTCTCAAAGACAACATTGGTTAGTCCAAGTATGTGCCCGCCCTTTTGAAGTTTGGCCAAGTTCCTCATGCCAACATGGGCTAggcggcgatgccaaagccaacccaagtCGGATTTTGCCAATAAACAAGTCTTGGGCTCAATTTTCTCCTTAGAGAAATCAACAAGATAAACTTTGCCCTTTAAAAGACCCGTAAAAGCAATAGAGGAATCCTCCCTTCTAGTGACAGTCACACCCTCGTTAGTGAACAGACAATTGTAGCCCATCAAACAAAGTTGTGAGACAGACAACAAATTGTACCCTAACTTTTCAACCCAATAAACATCATTAATTGAATTATTATGAGCAAGAAAAATTTTACCCAAACCGATCACTTCTCCTTTGCTATTGTCTCCAAAGACAATAGTTTCTTTGGGTATGTCATCGGTTTCCAAAGAAGTGAATAAGTCCTTCTCcccggtcatatgatttgaTCAACCACTATCAATCAACCATGAGCTTCCACCGGAGGAATATGCCTACAAAACAAATTAAGGCTCAagttttaggtacccaaatttGTTTGGGTCCTTGAAGGTTAGCATAAGCCATCTTGGGCACCCACTCACTCCTCAACTTTCTAGTGTGAGCCCTAATGTACTTGACCACCATCTTCCCATTTTGAATCACCACGGTGTAGTCAATGGAGTAGTTGCGTGATATGGGAGATGACACATTCTTGTTGCTTGTGTTGACCTTCATTGTTTTCTCAACCTTGTTCTTGATTTGGTCAATACTCATCTTTGTGCCATGATGAGTCATGTTCAAGTCACCAAGATTTGCTCCCTTCTTCCAAAGAGGGATGGACTTGTCATTCACAATCTTAGAACCATTTGCATTGTTTACTCTTGTGTATCCAAGTCCATCATGAATGCTTGGAAACCTTTGAGCCATGCTATACGCCGGGTGTGACTCGAAATCACTCTTTGGCTTAAGATTTCCCTTTCCAACTAGCATGTTCAACTTGTGAATTTCAGCATCTTTGGCCTTGATTGCTTCTTCTAGCTTTGCAAGGTTAGTAACACAAGCATTTATATCATGATTATGACATTTTGAGCATCCTTTGCTAGTGGAGGCATTAGAGTCAAGCATAGCTTTGGAATTAGACTTGGTTTTCTCCCAAAGAGTGCTATAGTTCACTTCAAGATTTTTGTATATATCTTCAAGGCGTGAATGCCTCTCTTGAAGTTCACTATGAGCATTCTTTAGGCTAGCTAGTGAATCATTTGCCAAAGCATGATCTTTTGACATCCTCAAATTTGAGTCATTGGCAAGAGACAAGTCCATTGCCAATTTCTCAACCTTATTTTTTTCCTTGGCTAAAGATTCTTCTAGAGCAAGGTTTCTCTCCTTCTCAAggatgagcaattcttcttgtTCTCTAagaatctctttctttttctctaattTCTCCATAAGTTTCTTAATTTGTTTATAAAATAGTTTGCCAAACTTCTTTATCATATTTTCTTAGAGTTGGACCTCCTCTTCATCTAAATCCTTTTCTACTTCACTAGATGTGGAGGTAGGAGAACATGGAGGGTTGGCATAGTTTGATACCTTAGTCCCTTTGGCCATAAGGCACATAGGgccttcatcttcatcatcgaaGAAGTTGTTGAAGAGCTTTGGTGTTGATGATGTGGAGAGCAAGGCAAGAGATGTCGTGCCCTCATTGTCGGAGTCGTCGCTAGACTCCCATTTTTCACCAACATGTGCCTTGGCATGCTTCTTCTTgtacactttgctcttttctttgtacctcttctctttgtcataacTCTTGTCATTGCTCTTGCCCTTGTGCTTCTTGTCTTCACCTTCATCATTGTCATTTTGAGGACAATCCGCTATGAAGTGATCCTTTGCACCACACTTGCAGCACGTTCTTTGTTTCGTCCCTCTCTTGAAGTTTCTTTTCTTCATAAACTTCTTGAAGTTTCTCACCATCATGGCCGTTTCTTCATCGGTGCTATCTCCATCACTTGACTCAACTTTCTTCTTTTGCATTGACGGCTTCTCACTTGTTTCAACCGTCTTGCTAGGTTCGGCCTTGAGAGCAATAGTCTTTACTTCATCTTGACCAATTGACTTGGCAACATCTAGATCATTCATCTCATGAAATTGCAACTCATTCAACAAGTTGATTGGCTTCATCTTTCTATATGATTCTTTGCCTCTAATGATGGTTGCCAACGTTGGATTTTTGGGTGCATATGCTCTAAGCATCTTCTTAGTGACCTTGAAATCATCTCAATCTTTACTACCAAGAGTTCTAATCTCGATAACTTGAAGAATGAGCCTATCATGCATTTGTTGAAGGgtttcatccttcttcatgacaAATGATTCTAACTCTCCTTGAAGAAGATCCATCtttccttccttgacttcatcattgccttcatgtgACATTTGGAGAGTTTCCCAAATTTCTTTTGCACTTATCATTCCTCTAACTTTATTGTACTCCATTGTGCAAAGAGAACTCTTGATGACTCTCACAGCTTGGGCATTGCGAAACAAGTCATGCTCATGCTCCggagtaaccacttcatcttcaTGGAGTTGAGGCACACCAACACACACAATGGTCCAAAGATGTGGGTTAAGACCATACAAATGCATTTGCATGTCATCACTCCAACATGCATAATCGGTTCCATCAAAGTGAGGAGGTTTGCCCATTGGAACGGTAGAGAACGAGAGGTTGTTGGATTGGAAATTTGAGCTATCATATGTATGAGATGTCGTGTGAAAACCTTGTTGATCTTTCTTCTCACTTTCCTTCCTCATCTTTTCATTGAAAAGAGCTAGAGCCTTCTTTTCAACTCTTTtactcatcttcttcttgatcttttCTTTTCGCTTAGTTGCCTTTTCTTCCTCAGTCATATCACCTTCAACATCGCTGACTTCGAAGTAACTATCATTGACTTCATATGCGGAcggagcaccaccaccacttgCGGAAGTCTCATCGGCCATAGTGTTTTTCCCTTAGCGGTTAAGCCTTAATTAAGAGATTagactctgataccaattgaaaggatcgacactaggcctagagggggtgaataggcctgTTTAAAAATTTCCTAAAAAACTTCGCAGAAAATCATCAGgctcggatgatccggcctagGTTCGGATGATCCAGTCCTGGTCaggcccggatgatccggcctagGGTCGGATGATCTGACAGGGGGAAATAAACTTGCACGAGATTTGAAATTTACTTAGCTTTTGACGATTCCCTTTGAATACAAAGTTGATAGATGAAGTAAACAAGCCTGAGAGTCACTTTAGTACAAAGAAAATGCAACTAACGAGTAGATCAAGATAAGGTTAGCTCAAGAACAATAAATACAGCAAAAATGAAATTGACAAAAGATTTATCCCGAAGTTCACTCCACAAAggagctacgtctccgttgaggtgcTCACAAAGAGCAGGGTTGCCCTTTAACCCTATCCCTCACTCAATCAACTACTTAGGAGGATTGAGGTGCTCACTAGCAAGAGTCCACAAAGGACGGGTAATACAAACTTCCGGAGGCTCAACCACAAAGGAAAGGGACCTCACCGGCACATCTAACCGTCTAGGagcaaagctccaagagtaataaATGCAAATCGACGAATCGAGGTTGCTTCAAATGCTTCTTGAGATGAACAAGTGCTAGTTCACGGAGTGCTCTCGAATCACACCTCGAATCTCACTTCCTCTCAATCCCTAGGTGTTTccttgcaagaatcaagctcttgGATGGAGAGAAGTGGAGGATTGAGTGTTTTTGAGTCGAGGTTGGTCGGGAAGAGAGAGAAATGAACGAAGGGGGTGAAGGTGTATATATACTCCTACCCCGAAAGTGACCGTTGTGTGTTTTATAGTGgtacccggatcatccggggttACCTCGGATCATCCAGGGTAGGAACAGAATAGGCCAAAACACACTCAAAATTCCCAGGTCCAGATCATCTggtatagggccggatcatccgacctgGGCCACTTCTGGACGCTCACAAGTcaccaggtccggatcatccggacttaCTCCGAAACTCCGGGCACTGttttgccggatcatccggcccaaggccggatcatccgaccttGTGCTGTAACTTGTGCTGTGAAGTGTTTTGTGATTGTTTTCTCTCAAAAATGTCATCTCAAATGAAGCATTTAAATAACCTAAAATTCATTCAAATGCATtccccttgatagtacggtgaatcctatactcaaattcaaaccgaaaattaaaattaaatcccGATTGAATCCACCATACTAATTTTGAAATTGGGGACCTtcctttcatcttcttcttgtttTTCTCATTTTATTCCTACACACACTTTTTTCAAAATATCATATCCCCAAATTGTGATTGTaaaaaatcaccaaaatcaattaggggcctagatgcactttcactaTGTTAATCCGTTTAATCTAGTTTGTTTTAAGTTTTTGTCACGAGTTATCCAGCTTAGATATATCTTAATCGGCTACCTCTCGTGATCTAATCACGCAGGCTGATTTCGACTTGGATCGAGGTGATGCTTACGAGCTATGCTGCTTTAAGCGTAGTTTGCTTTCCCTCGATCAGCTGTACGATAGCCGATTGCTTGCGTCGTCAATATCGGCTGGCTAGCGCACCACACGCGAACCTGTTCTGAGCGAAGTAGATCTCCCTGGCCCTAGCATACGTGGAACGCGCGGGTTTCTCCTCAATAATTTCCAATATGAAAGATGTACATTTAACAGGTAATCATGAAAGAATAATGAGTCGGGTGCACTTGACTTGTAAACTTAGTTACATTTCACTGGTAAACATTCTTATTGATAATAAATTACATATGTAACAGCCTCAATTTTTTCGAGGCAAAACTATGAATTATAAATTCATGTAGCTGTCTGGTGAATTCCTGTATAGTTACTAATAACCAAAGAATTGCACTGGACCCACCTGTAGATCGTAATGCTTTCTCCAGCCATACCTGAAATAACCTCATGCTTCGAAGCTGATCTCCCACTCGTCCCTGCCAACCATGAGGAAGTGGGACCCTCTGTCGATCACCATCTTGCCGTCCTCCCTCGCCCTGCTGAAGTGCTCGCACGGGCTGACGTCGATCCTGACATTGGCCTTCTCCCCTGCCTTGAGATGCTGGCTCCGGAACCCGATCAGCTGGCTCGACGGCCGGCCGTTGGTCGCGTTGGGCCACCGGAGGAACATGAGCACCGAGTGCTTGCCGTCCATGGGGCCATGGTTCTCTACCTGGACCTCCGCCGGGAACTTGAGCTGCTCGCACCCGTCGGCGCCGATGTCGTCAACGTGGTAGTAGCTCGTGGTGTCCTTGGACGTCGCGGGCAGACCGGCGAGTAGGCTCGTGTTGGGAGCAGGGTTCTTCCCGCCGGCGAGTAGCCGGCGCGAGAACTTGGAGTAGCTGAGGCCGTAGCCGAAATTGTAGACGGTCTTGCCCGTGTAGAATCGGTAGCTCCGGCCGGGGTAGCCGGTGGCCGGGTCGGCGCGCATCCGCATGTCCGTCATGGGAACCTTGGTGAAGTCCTCCGGGTACCACGTCACCGGCAGCCTCCCGCTGGGGTTGTGGTCGCCGAAGAGGACACTTGCGATGGCGAGGCCGCCGGCCTGGCCGGGGTATCCTGCCCAGAGGATGGCGCCGATCTTGGGGTTAGACTGCGCGAACGTGACGTCCAAGGGGCCGCCGGTGAGGAGCACCAGGATCACCGGGCGCTTCGCCGCGCTGGCGACGGCGGTGATGAGGCTCTGCTGCTTGCCCGGGAGCAGGAGGCTCGTCCTGTCCAGCCCTTCCTTCTCCTGGTCCTGGCTCAGGCCCATGAACAGGAACACGTACTCCGACGAGCTCGCCAGCGCGGCCGCCTGACCCGTCGCAGcgacgccgcacgccgccgagtTGCATCCGGCCAGGAACCTCACGTTCTTGACGTAGCCCTGGAGCCCCTTGAGCGGCGTGGTGGTCTCGCACGCCGGGCCGAAGTAGTTGCCACTGAGCACGAGCGGGTTGTCGGCGTTGTGGCCGATGACGGCCGCGGAGCCGACCGCGGACCGGTCGAGCGGGAGGATGCCCGCGTCGTTCTTTAGCAGCACGATGCCGTCCTGCGCCGCCTGGAGCGCGAGGCTCTTGTGCTCCGCCGTGCACAcgtccgccgcgccgagcccgcCGTAGTGCGCGCTGCCGCGCGGGTCGCCGTCGAAGTGGCCCAGCCGCATGCGCACGGCGAAGAGGTTTGTGAGGGCCTTGTCCACGTCCTTCTCCGCCATCTTCCCCTGCCGGATCGCCGCCATGCCGTGCACCTGCGTGTAGTTCCCGCAGTTGAGGTCCAATCCTGAAATTTCCAAGGCCACCATGCTAATAagaaaacttttcaaaaaaagaaatgttCCGTTGAGTAAATTTTGTTCAGCGTCTTGCAATGGTACATACCGGCCTtgagggcgacggcgacggtgtcCTCCGGCGTGGGCGCGTACCGCTGGGCGTCGCGCATGATGGCCACGGCGTCGCAGTCCGACGCGACGTAGCCGTCGAGGCCCCAGTCGCCCCTGAACGTCCTGGTGAGCAGGTCGGAGCTGGCGCACGCCGGCACGCCGTTGACCCCCGTGTAGGCGCACATCACGCAGGTGGCCCCGCCGTCGACGACGCAGCTCCGGAAGGGCGGGTTGAAGGTGTCGGCCAGGTCCCGCGCCGTGACGCGGGCGGCGAAGTTGTAGCGCTGCACGCCGTTCCAGTCCTCGAGGTCGTAGGCCGTGGCGTGCTTGCAGCACGCCGAGGCCTGCAGcggcgcgcccccgccgccggccgcggagcTGCCCTGGATGCCCCGGACGAAGGCGACGGCGTACTTGCCGGCTGTGGCCGGGTCCTCGCCGGGGGTCTCCTGGCCGCGGCCCCAACGCGGGTCCCGGAAGATGTTCACGTTCGGGGACCAGATGGTGAGCCCCTCCGCCTGCCCCAGGTTGTACAGCGCCCGGGCCTCCCGGCCGATCGCCTGCACACGTGCACAAACACGTCAGTCCAAGATGGATGGTACGGTGTAATCTTTACAGTTGACAAGGCAGGCATCAGGCACTCTGGACTGAACATGCATGCTTCAGGTTCACGTTTGCAAAGTGCGTGATCGGTAGAGTGAGTTGTACACTTGTACTACTGCTCCTTCATTATATACACAGTCGATTGGCGAAAGTGACAAGGACGGGCACGAGTGGCCCTGAATGAGCAACAGTGATGTTGTTCGTTTGGTTGCCATTGCCAAACATTCCTGAATCTACTTTTGCTAGGGTTGGCACAACAAGGATGGAGTATGGTGTCGTCTAACTGTCTTTTATCTAGTTCAGGCAACCTGACACTCAAGTCAGAACACGGGAAGCCTCAAAATCATCCACAAACATCTGACAATCATCAGATAGAACATGACCTAAGAAATGCTTTCAATAACCGGACAAACAACTGACACCTCGCTAATTCTAGTTTTCTCCCATGTTTTTTGTTTCTTGTTCATTCCGTGACTCTGTTCTTACAGTTCACTCGAGTCACAAACTGCAACATTTAATTGAGTTTTTTTCTTTGCTATAGGACAGGGAATTATTCGGCGTTAAGCACTTCACATCAATGCCGTGGTGTACGGCATATATTGCTGTCCTTCACTCATCATCCAGCTGCCATCAGATCTGCGACTAACAATGATCTGATTGGGTTGAGGATCAGATCAAGCCAAAGCCAACCCAACCTAGCCCCCAACTCCGTTTCCATGCGAGAATGATGTCGACGTCAATTTAAGACCTAACAGTTGCAAAATGTTAGCTGTTACAAATCAACAATATTGTTGTGTGCGCTGTTGTTGTCAAGTGTTGTTGTCTGGTTGTTCCATGTGGTGGTAGGACTGTAAAAGGCAAGCTCTATAGGAGAGAGAGCAACCCGAACCAGACCAGGACAACCTTTCTGTTTTGCAACCACCGGATATCTTACTTGAGCTAGCTAGCAGCTAGCTAGAAAGTGGTACCTCTGTGTACCTACCGGCACTACGGTGCAGTTAGCGAGATGGCCTTTCTATCTACTGTGGCCATGAGAACGTAAGTTTCCCAGACTGATGCATGCTATCTACGTGATTGTCCTGTGACTGCGAAGCTGGAAGGAAAATCAGCATTTTCTTGCCCCTTAGCCCTACCTTTGACTTCGACGCTTAGCTCTTATGTACTCCCACTGTTGCAAAAGTCAAAAGATATGCTTGTAGAAATCATAAAAATAATCTATAgtttaggacggagggagtaactgCTAGGCACAATTCTTATAAAACGTAACCATGCATGCACAATTCTAGATTTTTTTCTGTATATAGAAGGCGTTTGAAATGAAGTGCTAGAACTAGATGACATATCACATTAATTGGTCTAACTAAAGGTGAGTCCACACAAACACATTCCAAGTAGGCGGCGTGCTCACCTGGCCGATGCGGAACCAGAGGCCCTCGTcgaaggaggcggcggtgagGAGCACCTGCGGGAAGCTGGTGACCCCCCGGACGGCGCCTTCGAACCGAAGGCCGTGGCCCCAGAAGGCCAGCCCGTGGAGCCCCTCCGACCAGTACTTGTACGGCGGAACGCCCAGCCGGGGCATGCCCGCCGCCTCGTCCCCCATCTGAGACACCTTCTCCGCCACCGTCATCCGGGACACCAggtccgccgcgcgccgcgccgccgggagcGACCGGTCGCAGAACGGGAGCgaccgcgacggcgacgacgggcCGCACGAGAACCCCgggtcggcggccgccgcccgcgctgccGACGACGACAGCATCAGTGCAAGAAGCAGCGCCTCCGCTGTGGTGGCATTGCGGCGGGAAGAGGTGCCCATGGCGATCGCGAGAAGCGAAACTAAGCTAGGAAGGGAGAATGCCGAGAGAGAGACATGCCAGGGGTTTGCGAGGATCGGTAGGCTTATATAAGCGTCGTCGGCGAATGGAAGGCTGCCACGTTTTTATTTAAATTCCCTTCCCACGGAAAGAGATGTAGGGTATACCtgtctctctatatatatagccTGTGATCAACCTGcgtggaattttttttttctcatttctGTGTTTACagtttaattatatatatacgaTATATCGTATTCTCATCACTGCTAACATGGAGTCGTGCTTAAAGCATTGCCTCTTTTCTGTTAACTTACTATAGATTCACCTACTGTTTGTGCCGCGGTAAAAGTTCCTAGCACTTTAATTTGTCTAAACCGTCCTTAAAAGGTCACTAAGAATCGGTACAAGTTGGACTTGCTACCTACTGTACATGGTTGTTTAGGGCACTTAATGAGAATACTATCTTCCAACTCATCACATCATATAATATATATCGTGACGCATTATTTAATTTCTCCTATGTTTTGTGCAAAAATTAAAATCCTGCAGTAAAACAAAGCGGGATTTCTCTTTTGCTAGTTACTTAGACTAACGAACTATATGATGTTTTGATTGCTATTCCATAAAAATATTGATTTGAGTGGCAATTATAATGATCTGGCTTCAATCTAGTTTGCGCGAAATATAAACGAAAACATACtatttagatgtgcaactatggctCAACTatctttcaatcctaaccaaacaagagttttgcaactatagccaatcctaggaAAATACTACTCTAAGAAACTAAAGGCATATAAGTTGCAAGTATGAATATGAAAACATAAAGTAGTGGATTAGGGAAATGCAAATTTAGCACTTCAATTTTTTCCCATGGTACCGGTGGGCTAAAGCCACACCTAGTCCATATTGGAGCTCCACCGAGGATATGCTCCCattcaccaagtctcttcccaTCAAGAGATTGGTCTCGCCACTACGGCTCACGCCAAGTAGATGAGGACCTTTCCAAAAAGGCAATGCTCCCAACCTCTTGCTCCAGTCACCTTGACAATGTCTCCACCATGGAGCTTCCCACAAAGGAGGGGTCATCTCGTCCCCCGAACATGGTAATCGTCacctctccacaccaagctgGAGGGGATGACTTctcggcgagccaccaagactccaaggagcCGCAAACAGTGGTGGATCTAGCGGTGGGGCGGGAGGGACCCGAGCTCCCCTATCGCCGTGATTCCCATAGAGCCCCCCTTAAGCACCCCCTACGAATTtgtgaaggaagaagaaggagaagaggggtCGGAtgacgaagaagaggaagaagcccCTCCTACTTGTCATAGCCGCAAACCAAGATTTCAactgtggttcactctagaagcAAATACAAGGCAGTAACATATTGCTCTCTGAC
The genomic region above belongs to Panicum virgatum strain AP13 chromosome 8N, P.virgatum_v5, whole genome shotgun sequence and contains:
- the LOC120684900 gene encoding nucleolar protein of 40 kDa-like, which produces MKPINLLNELQFHEMNDLDVAKSIGQDEVKTIALKAEPSKTVETSEKPSMQKKKVESSDGDSTDEETAMMVRNFKKFMKKRNFKRGTKQRTCCKCGAKDHFIADCPQNDNDEGEDKKHKGKSNDKSYDKEKRYKEKSKVYKKKHAKAHVGEKWESSDDSDNEGTTSLALLSTSSTPKLFNNFFDDEDEGPMCLMAKGTKVSNYANPPCSPTSTSSEVEKDLDEEEVQL
- the LOC120685890 gene encoding probable beta-D-xylosidase 7, which codes for MGTSSRRNATTAEALLLALMLSSSAARAAAADPGFSCGPSSPSRSLPFCDRSLPAARRAADLVSRMTVAEKVSQMGDEAAGMPRLGVPPYKYWSEGLHGLAFWGHGLRFEGAVRGVTSFPQVLLTAASFDEGLWFRIGQAIGREARALYNLGQAEGLTIWSPNVNIFRDPRWGRGQETPGEDPATAGKYAVAFVRGIQGSSAAGGGGAPLQASACCKHATAYDLEDWNGVQRYNFAARVTARDLADTFNPPFRSCVVDGGATCVMCAYTGVNGVPACASSDLLTRTFRGDWGLDGYVASDCDAVAIMRDAQRYAPTPEDTVAVALKAGLDLNCGNYTQVHGMAAIRQGKMAEKDVDKALTNLFAVRMRLGHFDGDPRGSAHYGGLGAADVCTAEHKSLALQAAQDGIVLLKNDAGILPLDRSAVGSAAVIGHNADNPLVLSGNYFGPACETTTPLKGLQGYVKNVRFLAGCNSAACGVAATGQAAALASSSEYVFLFMGLSQDQEKEGLDRTSLLLPGKQQSLITAVASAAKRPVILVLLTGGPLDVTFAQSNPKIGAILWAGYPGQAGGLAIASVLFGDHNPSGRLPVTWYPEDFTKVPMTDMRMRADPATGYPGRSYRFYTGKTVYNFGYGLSYSKFSRRLLAGGKNPAPNTSLLAGLPATSKDTTSYYHVDDIGADGCEQLKFPAEVQVENHGPMDGKHSVLMFLRWPNATNGRPSSQLIGFRSQHLKAGEKANVRIDVSPCEHFSRAREDGKMVIDRGSHFLMVGRDEWEISFEA